From Alteromonas australica, one genomic window encodes:
- the ubiH gene encoding 2-octaprenyl-6-methoxyphenyl hydroxylase, with translation MNQTDIVIVGGGIVGTVLAKGLSQLTGFSVVLVDAQDSAQTDGIHPREDKRVIALAKRTVNELTAMGVPLHDLAQQNPGKIEHIEVSDKGWLGMTQLHCNDFNLDAFGQVVSLSALASLVEQHTTSEGITHIAPASVFAIERTANDAQVTLDSGECWQAKLVIMADGGQSSLIEQVGISRTQTPYNQVAVVANVHTQLPHNNKAYERFTPNGPLAFLPFDSSINGETAKGNGFSVVWTVSPDKAKALLSLSDKQFLAQLQQDFGFRQGVINAISDRVSYPLSLRVTDSLYSHRTVVVGNAAQTLHPIAGQGFNLALRDIVTLVGHLTQCKDPGDYSLLREYGQNRQRDRENTIALTDTLVRTFSNTYFPLVLARNAALLTLNIVPSLKRRFVKQTTGFAPSVKTKHAS, from the coding sequence GTGAATCAAACTGACATAGTGATAGTGGGTGGCGGTATTGTAGGTACTGTGTTGGCCAAGGGGCTTAGCCAACTTACCGGTTTCTCGGTGGTATTGGTTGATGCCCAAGATAGCGCACAAACCGACGGTATTCATCCTCGTGAAGATAAGCGAGTTATTGCCCTGGCAAAGCGCACCGTCAATGAATTAACCGCGATGGGCGTGCCACTGCACGACTTAGCTCAGCAAAACCCCGGTAAAATAGAGCACATTGAAGTTAGCGATAAAGGGTGGCTGGGCATGACTCAGCTGCACTGTAACGACTTCAATTTAGATGCATTTGGGCAAGTGGTGTCGCTATCGGCATTAGCGTCGTTAGTTGAACAGCACACTACCAGTGAAGGCATTACCCATATTGCACCCGCTAGCGTGTTTGCCATTGAGCGAACTGCCAATGATGCGCAGGTGACATTGGATTCTGGCGAGTGTTGGCAAGCCAAACTGGTGATAATGGCCGACGGGGGGCAATCTTCACTCATTGAACAAGTGGGAATTAGCCGAACGCAAACCCCTTACAACCAAGTGGCCGTGGTGGCCAATGTACATACCCAACTGCCACATAATAACAAAGCTTACGAACGTTTTACCCCCAACGGGCCGTTAGCGTTTTTACCCTTCGACAGCAGTATTAACGGTGAAACGGCCAAGGGGAATGGATTTTCAGTGGTATGGACAGTCAGCCCAGATAAAGCCAAGGCATTGCTTTCGTTATCTGATAAGCAGTTTTTGGCCCAGCTTCAACAAGACTTTGGATTCAGGCAAGGTGTCATTAATGCCATCAGCGATCGCGTGAGTTACCCGCTTTCGTTGCGCGTGACAGACAGCCTTTATTCCCACCGCACCGTGGTGGTGGGGAATGCCGCGCAAACCCTACACCCTATTGCAGGGCAGGGGTTTAACCTGGCGCTACGAGATATTGTCACCTTAGTGGGGCACCTAACCCAGTGCAAGGATCCAGGCGACTATTCGCTATTACGTGAATATGGGCAAAACCGCCAGCGGGATCGTGAAAATACCATAGCGCTTACCGATACCCTAGTGCGCACATTTTCAAATACCTATTTCCCATTAGTATTGGCAAGAAATGCCGCGTTGTTAACGTTAAATATTGTACCAAGTTTAAAGCGCCGCTTTGTAAAACAAACCACAGGTTTTGCGCCTTCAGTAAAAACCAAGCACGCTAGCTAA
- a CDS encoding FAD-dependent monooxygenase: MQHVDIAIIGGGIVGLTLAAALKDAPCSIAVINKHPLVVPLLDTPSPRVSAINQANIEALDSLGVWQFVQQDRVNPYKAMHVWDKDSFGDIHFNCDDMGNDSLGVIAENAALVNGLAESVMQQANVTIVTQSIERMLVGPSQSMLMLDNNDAISCRLLVGADGANSSVRKQANFPITFRDYEHTAIVANIQTEHPHNNVARQAFTPTGPLALLPMANPHVCSIVWSQTPDAASKLQQCNDDDFCHALTVASDAALGNVSLQTSRHTFPLTMRYARSWAKDGVVLVGDAAHTIHPLAGQGANLGMQDALALADTLSASLNRQKDIAQHRYLRPYERARKTEAVKMIAAMDGFKFLFDGNDPVKKLIRGVGLAATDKLTTVKQAFVAHAMGL, translated from the coding sequence ATGCAACATGTTGATATAGCAATAATTGGTGGTGGAATAGTTGGCTTAACATTAGCCGCAGCACTAAAAGATGCCCCATGTAGTATTGCTGTGATAAACAAACACCCTCTCGTTGTGCCGTTGTTAGACACACCAAGCCCCAGAGTAAGCGCCATTAATCAGGCCAATATTGAGGCTTTGGATTCACTCGGTGTTTGGCAGTTTGTTCAACAAGACAGAGTTAACCCATACAAGGCAATGCATGTGTGGGATAAAGACAGTTTTGGTGATATACATTTTAATTGCGACGACATGGGTAACGACAGCTTAGGCGTGATTGCGGAAAATGCCGCGTTAGTGAACGGTCTGGCAGAAAGCGTAATGCAACAAGCGAACGTGACGATAGTGACTCAAAGTATTGAACGCATGTTAGTGGGGCCGTCGCAAAGCATGCTTATGCTAGATAATAATGACGCCATCAGTTGTAGGTTGTTAGTAGGCGCAGACGGCGCTAACTCCTCTGTGCGAAAGCAGGCCAACTTTCCCATTACCTTTCGTGATTACGAACACACGGCCATTGTGGCCAATATTCAAACCGAGCATCCACACAATAATGTTGCGCGCCAAGCCTTTACGCCAACAGGGCCGCTAGCACTTTTGCCTATGGCTAACCCGCATGTTTGTTCAATTGTTTGGTCGCAGACACCGGATGCTGCAAGTAAGCTGCAACAATGCAACGATGACGATTTCTGTCACGCCCTAACTGTGGCGAGCGACGCTGCCTTGGGAAACGTTAGCTTACAGACCTCGCGCCATACTTTTCCGTTAACCATGCGTTACGCGCGAAGCTGGGCGAAAGATGGGGTGGTGTTAGTGGGCGACGCCGCACACACCATTCATCCACTGGCGGGGCAGGGCGCCAATTTAGGCATGCAAGACGCATTGGCCTTAGCCGACACACTCTCTGCATCATTAAACCGTCAAAAAGACATTGCGCAACATCGTTATTTGCGCCCCTACGAGCGAGCGCGCAAAACCGAAGCGGTGAAAATGATAGCGGCTATGGACGGGTTTAAGTTTTTATTCGACGGTAACGACCCTGTGAAGAAACTTATTCGTGGAGTTGGGCTAGCCGCCACCGACAAACTCACTACGGTAAAGCAGGCCTTCGTAGCGCATGCTATGGGGCTTTAA
- a CDS encoding EamA family transporter — MSWVLFTLGAVFLQTGRNALQSKLSDKVDTLGVTLSRFLFAPPIALAYLLLLSYLSQPSFDSHANVQPAWLELPQFSLSFVLVVILAALLQIAATSFMVMLFKQRNFAIGAGLAKSEALVAGILGTLFFGSYLSVIGWLGIVLGGVAVFVLSAGKSVQQGATRSLSTKTLCIGLASGACFALTSLFVREASHLLALPLKQAAAWVLLWVVSIQAAGLSLYIFIRKPNILKQMLANVHTVLVISTVSCLGSVCWFTAMALQHVAYVKTLGQIEVLLTLLLAHFWLNDKVSKREIIGLLLIGVAATMVMWA, encoded by the coding sequence GTGAGTTGGGTGCTATTTACCTTAGGTGCAGTTTTTCTCCAAACCGGACGCAATGCCCTGCAAAGTAAACTTAGCGATAAGGTAGACACCTTAGGTGTAACCTTGTCGCGCTTTTTATTTGCGCCCCCTATTGCATTAGCGTACCTGCTGTTGCTTTCCTATTTATCTCAACCATCTTTTGACAGCCACGCTAATGTTCAGCCAGCCTGGCTAGAACTGCCTCAGTTTTCCCTTTCTTTCGTACTGGTGGTGATACTTGCAGCGCTTCTCCAAATTGCCGCCACATCGTTTATGGTCATGCTTTTTAAGCAGCGTAACTTTGCCATAGGTGCAGGCTTGGCAAAAAGTGAAGCCTTAGTGGCGGGCATTTTAGGGACTTTGTTTTTTGGCAGCTATTTGAGTGTTATCGGCTGGTTAGGGATTGTACTGGGGGGCGTGGCGGTATTTGTATTAAGTGCAGGTAAAAGCGTTCAACAGGGTGCAACCCGTAGCTTAAGCACAAAAACCTTGTGTATTGGTTTGGCCAGCGGCGCGTGTTTTGCGCTTACGTCGCTCTTTGTTCGTGAAGCCTCGCACTTATTAGCTTTGCCGCTTAAACAGGCGGCAGCCTGGGTGCTACTTTGGGTGGTAAGCATTCAAGCCGCAGGCCTTAGCCTCTACATTTTCATTCGTAAACCCAACATACTTAAACAAATGCTAGCCAATGTTCATACCGTTCTGGTGATTAGTACCGTCAGTTGTTTGGGCTCTGTGTGTTGGTTCACCGCTATGGCGCTACAGCATGTAGCCTATGTAAAAACACTCGGTCAAATAGAGGTATTGCTTACCTTGCTGCTGGCACATTTTTGGTTAAACGATAAAGTGTCGAAACGTGAGATTATTGGCCTTCTGCTTATTGGCGTAGCCGCTACTATGGTGATGTGGGCTTAA